One region of Polyodon spathula isolate WHYD16114869_AA chromosome 25, ASM1765450v1, whole genome shotgun sequence genomic DNA includes:
- the LOC121299679 gene encoding pepsin A-like, whose translation MKWTVVLCALITLSECIHKIPLYKGKSARETLEEQGLLKEYLKTHPYNPTIKFNPVLAQTSDEPLTNDMDLSYYGVISIGTPPQSFKVIFDTGSANLWVPSVYCNSYACNNHNKFNPSQSSTYRSTSQTVSIQYGTGAMTGILGYDTVTVGSIVDNNQIFGLSETEPGSFLYYVVFDGILGLAYPSISSSGATPVFDNMMNQGLVSQDLFSFYLSRDGQTGSVVTFGGIDPSYYTGQIYWVPVTSQTYWEITMDKVTVNGQTVACSGGCRGIIDTGTSLVVGPTNDINNIKAWVGATTNQNGQSTVNCNSIGSLPVVTFTINGIDFPLPSSAYVSQRSSGCSTGFSGSNDQLWILGDVFIREYYAIFDRSNNMIGLAQAV comes from the exons ATGAAGTGGACAGTTGTTCTTTGCGCTTTGATCACTCTTTCCGAGTGCATCCACAA gATTCCTTTGTATAAGGGGAAATCTGCCAGGGAAACTCTGGAAGAACAAGGTTTGCTGAAAGAATACTTGAAGACCCACCCATACAACCCAACTATCAAATTCAACCCAGTCTTGGCCCAGACCTCAGATGAGCCCCTCACAAATGACATggat CTGTCCTATTATGGGGTCATCTCCATTGGAACCCCACCCCAGTCCTTCAAGGTCATCTTTGATACTGGATCTGCCAACCTCTGGGTGCCCTCTGTCTATTGCAACAGCTACGCCTGCA ACAACCACAATAAGTTCAACCCAAGCCAGTCTTCCACCTACCGTTCTACCTCCCAGACCGTCTCCATCCAGTACGGCACTGGAGCCATGACTGGTATCCTGGGATACGACACTGTGACT GTTGGCAGTATTGTTGACAATAACCAGATCTTTGGCCTGAGCGAGACTGAGCCTGGTAGCTTCCTCTACTATGTTGTATTTGATGGAATCCTTGGGCTCGCCTAcccctccatctcctcctctgGAGCCACCCCAGTGTTTGACAACATGATGAACCAGGGGCTGGTGTCTCAGGATCTCTTCTCTTTCTACCTGAGCCG CGATGGCCAGACTGGCAGTGTGGTGACTTTTGGTGGCATTGATCCATCCTACTACACTGGACAAATCTACTGGGTCCCTGTCACTTCTCAGACCTACTGGGAGATCACTATGGACAA agTTACTGTTAATGGCCAAACCGTTGCCTGTTCTGGTGGCTGCAGAGGTATTATTGACACTGGCACCTCTCTGGTTGTCGGCCCTACCAACGACATCAACAACATTAAGGCCTGGGTGGGTGCCACAACCAACCAAAATGGACAG TCCACTGTGAACTGCAACAGTATTGGCAGCCTGCCTGTGGTCACCTTCACCATCAATGGAATTGACTTCCCTCTGCCTTCCTCTGCCTACGTTTCCCAG AGAAGCTCTGGCTGCTCTACTGGCTTCAGTGGAAGCAATGACCAGCTCTGGATCCTGGGAGATGTCTTCATCAGGGAGTACTACGCCATCTTCGACAGGAGCAACAACATGATTGGGCTGGCCCAGGCTGTTTAA
- the LOC121300203 gene encoding pepsin A-like, with the protein MKLLIVFAALLSIAHCFTKVYLQKGKSIRERLEEEGLLQEFLHENPIIPISKYGTIPSGSNEMLISNFDSMYYGIISIGTPPQSFKVLFDTGSSNFWLPSINCQSPACRNHPTFAPNASSTFRATDRVFYIVYSSGSMNGILGYDTVKVADIVVPKQEFGLSVSEPGNAFYYAPFDGIVGLAYPSIASAEATPLFDNMMSQHLVSQDLFSFYLNRIPSTGPQAVLTFGGVDPSYYTGAIQWVPVTSQSYWQVNLDSVKINGQVVACSSGCEAIFDTGTSPVCGSSDAISSILKLAGLSLQSNGMYAASCDSLDKMPDVVFTINGLDFPMPSYAYTMPSLTSSVQRLGELNLYMWW; encoded by the exons ATGAAGCTTCTGATTGTCTTTGCAGCTTTGCTTTCAATCGCCCACTGTTTTACCAA GGTGTACCTTCAGAAAGGGAAATCTATCCGAGAGCGTCTAGAGGAAGAAGGATTGCTGCAGGAATTCCTGCACGAAAACCCCATCATTCCCATCAGCAAATACGGCACCATTCCCTCCGGCAGCAATGAGATGCTCATCAGCAACTTTGAC TCAATGTACTATGGAATAATCAGCATTGGGACTCCACCTCAAAGCTTCAAGGTGCTCTTTGATACAGGCTCCTCAAACTTCTGGCTTCCCTCCATAAACTGCCAGAGTCCTGCCTGCA gaAACCACCCCACCTTTGCTCCAAATGCATCCTCTACCTTCCGGGCGACCGACAGGGTGTTCTACATTGTGTATAGTTCAGGCAGCATGAATGGCATTCTAGGCTATGACACTGTAAAG GTGGCTGACATTGTAGTGCCTAAGCAGGAGTTTGGGCTGAGTGTATCAGAACCCggaaatgcattttattacgCACCCTTCGATGGGATCGTTGGCTTGGCTTACCCCTCCATTGCTTCGGCTGAAGCTACCCCCCTCTTTGACAATATGATGAGCCAACACCTGGTGTCCCAGGACCTCTTCTCCTTCTATCTAAACAG AATCCCCTCTACCGGCCCCCAGGCTGTACTGACCTTCGGTGGGGTTGACCCTTCCTATTACACTGGAGCGATCCAATGGGTTCCCGTCACCAGCCAAAGCTACTGGCAGGTCAATCTGGACAG TGTGAAGATCAATGGGCAAGTTGTTGCCTGCAGCTCTGGCTGCGAGGCTATCTTCGATACTGGAACCTCTCCTGTGTGTGGTAGCAGTGATGCGATCAGCAGCATTCTGAAACTGGCCGGGCTTTCACTGCAATCCAATGGAATG TATGCTGCCAGCTGTGATAGCCTAGATAAGATGCCTGACGTGGTCTTCACCATCAATGGATTGGACTTTCCTATGCCTTCGTATGCTTACACGATGCCG TCCCTGACATCTTCTGTGCAAAGGCTGGGGGAGCTGAACCTTTACATGTGGTGGTAG